The Synchiropus splendidus isolate RoL2022-P1 chromosome 8, RoL_Sspl_1.0, whole genome shotgun sequence nucleotide sequence GTAAGCAACAACCTggaaagaggaagtgatgagCAATCGGAGCAGGTTCAGTGGCTACATTCCACCTTAACTGCTCCAGTCAAGCTCGATGGTTCTGCTCCTCCGTCTCCACACAGCAAGAGCGTCTGGGCCGACTGACGCGACACTGGCTGCTTGATCTTGCTGGCGGCTTAAGTAGCATGTTCGGCAGCTTCGTCATTTCACCGTCATCCAAACAAACCTGATCAGTAACAGCCATGATTTTCAGCTTCGTATCAAAACACTGAGGGAAACAAGAACAAACACCAAGCAAACAAGTTTCTACTTCTACATCTGACTTGTACCGTGGTTCCGACGCAGGCGACCACGTATACATATGACATCTATATCATTCAAACCTACAAGGAAATAAATAGTGTCCCTTTAAATATCGCTGAACTGCACCAGCTCTCGCCACCGTCAGCAACTCGACTTCCACGGAGTCGGAGGGAGTGAAGTGGGGGGGCTACATGAGGGGGTCAGGGCGGAGTGGTGAGTCGGCTCGTCGTCACTCTTCTAACTGCAGTGCCAGTCGTTCACGCCTCCAGCTCGAAGCCCATGCCAACTTTGTGGCCACCTGCGTTAAAGTTCTTTCCATCGATGAGCGCGGAGAATGTGACCTTCACGCCTGCAAACACAGAGCCAGACCGTCAGTGGAGGTCGAAGGTCAGCCGCGGATCATGAGCAGCTCACCTGATCGCAGACTCTGAGTGTAGCCCACTCCAATCAGACTGGCGTTGTTCACCTTGGCCTGTGAACAGAAGCGAGTCAGGGGCTGCGGTGGCGACAGAGTGGAGGGGGCAGTGTACTCACCGACAGAGACGAGTCTTTGTCCAGCATGTACTTGGCGGCGATACCAAAGCGAGTGTTATTGCTGCCAGCAGTCCATGCCAAGGTCACCGCCGTCTCCAGCTCCTCGTTCACCTTCTGGTAGATGGAACCACCGAACTCAGTGCCATCATTCCTGCAGTGAAGGGACGAGTCAGAGACGCTCCTTCTCCTGCCACTCGCTGCCGTACTTACACGTTAGTGTGCAGCTGGAAGTCTCCAGCCCGGTAACCCAGGGCAAAGTTATTCTGAGTCAGTTTGGACTTGGCCATGTCAAACGCCATCTGGTACCCCGCCAGCCATCCCTCGTAGCCAAGCACACCGGCCGCATGGACGATGGGACCCTCAAAGTCCACGTCGCAGCCCACGTTCACGTAGTCGCGCTTGTAGCCGGTCTTCAGCTTCCCACTCTTCTTCCTGAACAGATCTCACGGTACATTATAGCTTGCCACGACACGACACGCCACCAGCTAACCATCCCAAGAACTCACCCAGTGTTTGGGACGAAGGACGTGTCCAGGCCAACCTTCAAGCCCTGAGCCAGCTGAGGAGATAGGTCGGTCAGCATCCATCCTTCAACAGTCAAGGCTGGGCTCACTCACCTGGTCCTCCACTGTGATCTCGGTCCCCAGCGTGTTGTCGGTGTTCCACTTCTGGTTGTAGGTCAGTCCCAACTCCTTCATCTTGTACTTGGTCTCCAGACTGCCTGAGGCCTTGCCTGTGTCAGTGTTGCTTGAACCCGACGTGTTGAACTCCTGACAACACAGAACCACGGTTCAACTTTCAATCTGGCACCAGTGACGGGCGCATATGTGGCTGAGCGACGGACGCATGGGTGGGTGATCGACGGACGCATGGGTGGGTGAGCGACGGCCGCATGGGTGGGTGAGCGACGGACGCATGGGTGGGTGAGCGATGGACGCATATGTGGCTGAGTGACCGACGCATGGGTGGGTGAGTGACAGACACATGGGTGGGTGAGAGACTGACGCATGGGTGTGTGAGTGACGGATGCATGGGTGGGTGAGCAATGGACGCATATGTGGCCGAGGGACCGACGCATGCAAGAGTGTCGGACAGACAAACGGACACATGCTTCAACAAAAGAAAGTCCGGGCACATGGAGGGCTCAGAAACATCTGGTGGCGATGAGGATGGAAAACAAGATGGCGGCAGACTCAACTCTTACCATCTACCAGAGCAAGAGCGAGCGAGTGGCAGCGAGGAGAGAGAGGCAAGTTAGCAGTGGGCAACACGCAATCGTGGACAGTGAGCGAGTCTGTCAGTTAGTTTGTAGGGTCGTGACACGAGCAGGGACACTCACCACTCCGCTCTGGGACTTGGTCTTCAGGTCCAGCTTCACCACCCCGAAAcctgcacgcacgcacacacacacgcacacacacagacacacacaccacctcaTGGTCACAATGGTCACAGTGTTTCCAGTGTGTTTAACGAGTCAGTTTGTGCGTGCGGGCCACCGGGTCGCTTCAGGTCGGGGCTGGGGTCTCACCGTAGCCTTTGCTGAAGATATCTTTGGCAGCCTTGCCGAGGTCGGAGTAGGACGGAGGGACGGCCATCGTGCTGGAGACCCTTCACCTGAGGAGACACATGACGTTACCATGAATTGACAGAGGAGCAGTAGATGGGGTCCAGAACTCTGGTCCCACTGGTAGCTTCAGTCTAACTGACGATACCCAGGTGAGGACTCAGCATCACCTCCGGTACCAGCAACGCTGTACCGGCCCTGCAGGACAAAGGACCCAAGCCTCTAGTGTGGGGGGGGGGCTCCCCCAGACCTGACGCGGTGCAGCTGGACCCGGACACGCTGCTCCAGAATGAAGGCAGGATTAAAGTGCATTAAAAGGCTGGGACGGGTTACATAACGGAACCGCTAGCTCGCTAACTCTCGGCTAAACCACGCGCAATCTCTCCTTCAGCGCAACCGAGCCATGCCGGGGAACACAAGAGACAGTGGGAGCACATAAATACCGAGCGGGTGTCAGACTGGAGATCCCGGTACCGGACGGGCTGTGCAGGTCGGAGAGCTCGCTGCTTCGGGGACAATGAAGGAGACAGGCCGCGCATGCGCATTCGCCGCCAGCTAACGGGACAGCAGTCGACCAAAGAGTCAGTATGGAGACAAGATGGATGCCCGCCACATCCGCTGCCGGAGGATGAGGCGACCGAGagtgaaacaagaaaacaatccCACCGTTCCATCAACTTTTCTTTGATGAAACCCTCCGCACTCATCCCGTGACCTGGTACCGATCCCGGTCCCACAGAGAGGGCTCGGTCCTTCTGCGATGTAGGCGATGGTACTGCTGGTCACGTGTCTGTCCAAACCCTGTACCTTCTCCCAACTGTCTCTGCCgccagtgtgtttgttttcctgccttATCTGAAGGGGCCCGGAAACACAGAGGGACTCCACCTTAAACCAGTCCAGGAGGCGGGACCCTTGCCCCGCGGAGTGAAAGTCCAAACTTTATCAAATGCGGGACGGTGCGAAGTCCAGCGGTCGGACTCGGCCGCCTGCTGGAGCTGAGCAGAGTGTGCGAGGGAGCAGCAGAACCGTAGTCATGACTGGACAAACCCGCTTCGTCAGCCCCTTTCACAGACCACGGTGCCtggccgccgctgccgccggcCCAGGAGGCAAAGCCAAGCTGACCCATCCCGGCAAGGCCATCCTGGCaggtaccggaatcaaccttcgCTCGACTTTCTTCCAGCTCCCGGACTGCAACTTGTTCGCTGCGCAGTGACGTCACGCGTCGCTCCTGGTTCATTGATTCGGTTTCATCTCGTGGCTCAGCGGACCACTCACCTGAGCAACCAGAACCTGTCCGATCTACTGTACTGTCACTcggttctgaagtttcctgtgGACTTCAGGCGGCACCCGACCGGTATTCTAACCCAGAACCATGTCTGCTTGTGCACTGAGTGGTTCTTTCAGTGGAGGGTTCTGGACCCTGGCAGGTCGGATTCACAGTCCTAATGGCTGCACTGAGTAAACAATATACATTGTAGACTTGGATGGTTGAATGTTAAAGTTGATTTGACCTAATGGCGTGTTGTCATGGTTACACCGCCGATGTCCCGGGCTGCACTCTCGCTGCCCGACCTGAGTTGGGTCAGGAACCTACCTCACTGCCTCGGCACGTGTGTAGTGGAATCAGGTTCTGTGTTTCAGTCTGACTGGAGTCCTTCAATGATTGACTGGCCAGGGGTCGTTCATCAGCTCTGATAACTGCATCAAAGTTTCTCTCCCTCAGCCTTGTTTTAGATTCACAAGCATGAGTCAAATCTGGAGGATCAAGAGTCCTGACTCAGAACATCAGAACAGTACTGTGAGCCTCCTGTAGGCCAGACCCGTTGGACCACCTCACACAGCTGCAGGACTAACGCTCCTCtgtcaaagaagaaaacaaacctGACGAGGTGTTCAGGCCTCTGCAAGCATGACTCAGCATTTTGCCCTGAGGCCCCTGAAATTGGTGCTCAGACCCAGCTCCCTGACAGCAACATCCCATAATAGTCTGTGCGCTGTGTGTACACTCCATTATTGTGATGACTTGACAACCAAGACCTTCTTGTAGAAGGTCTTGTAGAAGTCTACAAGACCTTCTACAAGAAGGTCACAAGACCACTCAGAGCGGTTAAGTCCCACACAGTCACATCAGTTTGTGATGGTTCCATCAGTACTGACGCGCGCACCTTGAATTGTTGCCTTTCAAAACGTCAACTGGACCACGTGAGTGGGTCACATGTGAACAGGAAGTGGGTGAATGCTCCTGACGTGAAGTTCTGGTTGTTTGTCTTCTGCACGTGTGCAGAGCACCGTAAACATTGGTGTGTGTGGTCAGATTTgcaggtgctgatcctcatccctctCAGCTCACCCTCATAAGTCTCACTCCTTCATCCCAGATATATCTGAACAGCATGGTTTCAAAACTGTTCTTTGCTGCTGTGTGGGCTCTTCTGAGGGGGTGGGGTGATCACACCAGGGGCGTGGCCTCAGGTCAGCTGACGTGATCAGGCCGGCATATGTCCACAAGGTTTAAGGTGGTCCATGTCTCCATCTCACATCTGCGTGTCTGGGGTTTCAGGAGGAATCGCCGGCGGCATCGAGATCTGCATCACCTTTCCCACTGAGTATGTGAAGAcgcagctgcagctggatgagAAGGCCAATCCTCCCAAGTACCGTGGCATTGGTGGGTTCCAACCTAAATGTGGTCCGCTTTTTGTGTCACTGAACATTCTGCTATTTGTTCACACGCTCCTGATTGATAAATTAATTAGTTGACCTGATCAGTAGCCGAGTCACAGTGAGCTCTGATTTCATCCCAGACTTCTGGCTGGGTttttcgtgtgtgtgtttaagcttatctaccctagtgaggtccaatttcgGGGAAAACCCCTCCTTGTGGGGCGAGCACCCCCCTCaatcctcaatttgagaatcaaaactgcaaaataactgggtcaaaattgtgtttcactttggttcagagtcctggttaaggttttggatgtttaggtttagggggagaggctggggaaagcatgaaagtcaatgaaatgtccccacaaaacctaaaaaacatgacatgtgAATGTGTCCACAGCGGACTGTGTGAAACAGACGGTCAACAGTCACGGGGTCAGAGGACTCTACAGAGGGCTGAGCTCACTGGTGTATGGCTCCATCCCTAAAGCTGCAGtcaggtgagacacacacacacacacacacacacacacacacacacacacacacacacacacacacacacacacacacacatttgtattgcagTCCCCATGGAGAAATTGTTTGTTATTGACATAattctttccccagcctctccccctaaacctaaccacctaaaacaaatggctgaacttaacctttatgcttaaccaaactaaaacccaattataataacctagcTATTCTGTAGTTTTTACCCTCAGAATGAGActtaacaaagtgaggacctgcaaaaatgttctcactctgttgattaaaaacacgTACAGGTTCCCACAAAAACAGAAGtacggaacacacacacacattcgtgtttcattatttttgtaatattgctttccccagcctcgctcactgaacctaaccatccaaaaaacatggctaaccttaaccaggactctgaaccaaactgaaacccaattataatacaCTACTTTAAACCTTGTGAAGACAGGCcaacatgtcctcacaaagcaaaatttcCTCACAGGAAGGTGGCATGTCAAGACTtagtactcacaagtatggcaaaacatgcccccaCATACATGTGGAGCAACTCAGACACTGACCCGGTCCGTCTCCACAGGTTCGGGGTCTTCGAGTTCCTGAGTAACAAGATGAGGGACGAGAGTGGGAAGCTGGACAGCAAGCGCGGCTTCATGTGTGGCCTGGGGGCCGGAGTGGCCGAGGCAGTGGTGGTGGTCTGTCCCATGGAGACGGTGAAGGTGCTGAGCCCAGGACCTGGGGTGGGTTCCGGTGCCGTCACTCCCCACTGAGCCTCTGTCTCCCTCAGGTCAAGTTCATCCACGACCAGACGTCCTCCAGTCCCAAGTACAGAGGCTTCTTCCATGGTGTCCGAGAGATCGTCAGGACCGAGGGTGAGGAAGGGAGTGGTGCATGAGGGGGCGCTGGGGTCTCACCTTCATCTGCATCTCAGGTCTGAGGGGGACGTACCAGGGTCTCACAGCCACGGTCTTGAAGCAAGGTTCCAATCAAGCCATCAGGTTCTATGTGATGACGTCACTGAGGAACTGGTACAAAGGTAAGAGGGTGTGATGTcattggtcatgtgactcggAGGCTAACTAGTGCTTGTTGCAGGCGACAACCCGAACAGAACCATCAACCCTCTGATCACTGGAATGTTTGGCGCTGTGGCCGGTGCTGCCAGTGTGTTCGGTAACACGCCACTGGATGTCATCAAAACCAGGATGCAGGTCAGTGCTGATGTCAGCATCCCATAATAGTCACCTGTAGGGGCAGAACTGGGCCTGTTGGACTTAATGTGCGTTGATCTGCAGGGACTGGAAGCTCACAAGTACAAGAGCACCTTCGACTGTGGAGTCCAGATCCTGAAGCATGAGGGGCCCCTGgcgtgaggacacacacacaaacacacatagatTCTCTCACAgttacacacactcacctgtctGCCTCACCCAGGTTCTACAAAGGGACGGTTCCCCGGCTGGGTCGGGTCTGCATGGACGTGGCCATCGTC carries:
- the zgc:56235 gene encoding voltage-dependent anion-selective channel protein 2-like, whose translation is MAVPPSYSDLGKAAKDIFSKGYGFGVVKLDLKTKSQSGVEFNTSGSSNTDTGKASGSLETKYKMKELGLTYNQKWNTDNTLGTEITVEDQLAQGLKVGLDTSFVPNTGKKSGKLKTGYKRDYVNVGCDVDFEGPIVHAAGVLGYEGWLAGYQMAFDMAKSKLTQNNFALGYRAGDFQLHTNVNDGTEFGGSIYQKVNEELETAVTLAWTAGSNNTRFGIAAKYMLDKDSSLSAKVNNASLIGVGYTQSLRSGVKVTFSALIDGKNFNAGGHKVGMGFELEA
- the slc25a1b gene encoding tricarboxylate transport protein B, mitochondrial, which codes for MRDGAKSSGRTRPPAGAEQSVRGSSRTVVMTGQTRFVSPFHRPRCLAAAAAGPGGKAKLTHPGKAILAGGIAGGIEICITFPTEYVKTQLQLDEKANPPKYRGIADCVKQTVNSHGVRGLYRGLSSLVYGSIPKAAVRFGVFEFLSNKMRDESGKLDSKRGFMCGLGAGVAEAVVVVCPMETVKVKFIHDQTSSSPKYRGFFHGVREIVRTEGLRGTYQGLTATVLKQGSNQAIRFYVMTSLRNWYKGDNPNRTINPLITGMFGAVAGAASVFGNTPLDVIKTRMQGLEAHKYKSTFDCGVQILKHEGPLAFYKGTVPRLGRVCMDVAIVFIIYEEVVKLLNIVWKTD